In one Misgurnus anguillicaudatus chromosome 1, ASM2758022v2, whole genome shotgun sequence genomic region, the following are encoded:
- the nup107 gene encoding nuclear pore complex protein Nup107 — MEWSQTWLSPVVRETDVTRAARRKSSHKKVAFPLAQDGSPGTSTTPARPHLRQTPGSLLKQSFTPRSSLRNPDVSAILGTGSRTPRFMNTPRTKGNLSMNLDDSDWTNSLYPSPLSGMETSFTDDVSMSALMLKEDDPGEDACLSLFPDFQQSYLRHASTAVFDLLEDYEALCQDKVGTLQQLVLRSAPGQQKSSKTVSITWLLQQEMVTWRLITSLYRDRVQTVLEEDLMMDITVPNESEKVVMEQFFQKDSMVRQSQLVVDWLESIAKDEIGDFSDNIEYYAKSVYWENTLHTLKLRRNQSSSGFSRPLVTELDPDAPIRQKRPLADLDREDDTRLLKNLFNLIRAGMTDEAQRLCKRCGQAWRAATLEGWKLYHDPNINGGGGELQPVEGNPHRSVWKVCCWRMAEEEQFNKFERAIYAALSGNLKQLLPICETWEDTIWAYFRVMVDTLVEQEICSSGLGSEELEELPREFLETNWTLEKVFEELQATESKRVLEATKEHYHVIQKFVILGDLDGLLEEFSDWLGRSPTLPAHLLRFMSHLVLFYRSLGMQLKEEVCVDVLKAYISLLVKEKQVDLIAFYVSHLPADMAVSQYAQFLEEVIETEQRKHCLKLATQAGLDVAAITKTVVETIRERDTDTFAHHDLTPALDSATTVEDQQKIDVIDWLIFDPAQRAEALKQSNAIMRKFLASKKHEAAKMVFAKVPEDSMREIYRQWEEQGMDTPLPEEQNAIREHLCIRAYLEAHEAFNEWFRHMNCPPVKPTAPAQAKFTEKVAHEMKEADYKMEYENWQGRLGALTEDVKERIYNVLLFVDGGWMVDVREDAEEDSERTHQMALLRRLCLPMMSFLLLTVLQRTERHQECLRLADIIASDQHKLYEVFSKDELQKFLQKMRESSLLLLDKGLDPLGYEIQT, encoded by the exons ATGGAGTG GAGTCAGACCTGGTTGAGTCCAGTGGTTCGGGAAACTGACGTGACACGGGCTGCCCGCAGAAAGAGTTCACACAAAAAAGTGGCTT TTCCTTTAGCACAGGATGGCAGTCCTGGGACGAGCACAACTCCAGCTAGACCACATCTGCGACAGACACCTGGCTCACTGCTCAAACAATCAT TCACCCCCAGAAGTTCCTTGAGGAACCCAGATGTGTCGGCAATCCTAGGGACAGGAAGCAGAACTCCTCGCTTCATGAACACACCTCGTACCAAAGGCAATCTCAGCATG AATTTGGATGACAGTGATTGGACAAACAGTCTTTACCCTTCACCTCTGTCTGGGATGGAAACCAGCTTTACTGATGACGTGTCCATGAGTGCTCTCATGCTGAAGGAAGATGATCCAGGAGAGGATG CCTGTCTAAGTCTGTTCCCAGATTTCCAGCAGTCATATTTGCGTCACGCATCCACTGCTGTGTTTGATCTGCTGGAAGATTATGAGGCTCTCTGTCAGGATAAG GTGGGTACGTTGCAGCAATTGGTTCTCCGGTCAGCCCCCGGCCAACAGAAATCATCCAAAACAGTTAGCATCACCTGGCTGCTGCAGCAAGAGATGGTGACATGGAGACTCATAACATCCCTTTACAG AGACAGAGTCCAAACAGTGCTAGAAGAAGATCTCATGATGGACATAACA gtccCCAATGAAAGTGAAAAGGTAGTAATGGAGCAGTTCTTCCAGAAGGACAGCATGGTGCGACAGAGCCAG CTGGTGGTGGACTGGTTGGAGAGTATAGCTAAAGATGAGATAGGAGATTTCTCGGATAACATAGAGTATTATGCCAAATCTGTGTACTG gGAGAACACTCTTCACACACTAAAGTTAAGGAGGAATCAGTCCAGCAGTGGCTTCAGCAGGCCTTTAGTGACAGAACTGGATCCTGACGCTCCCATCAGGCAGAAGAGACCACTAGCGGACCTAGACAGAGAAGACGACACGCGCCTGCTGAAAAACCTTTTCAACCTTATACGAGCTGGCATGACCGATGAG gCTCAGAGGCTGTGTAAGCGATGTGGCCAGGCCTGGCGTGCCGCTACTCTAGAAGGCTGGAAACTGTACCATGACCCTAACATCAACGGAG gagGTGGAGAGCTGCAGCCAGTGGAGGGCAATCCTCATAGGAGTGTGTGGAAGGTGTGCTGCTGGAGAATGGCAGAAGAG GAGCAGTTCAACAAATTCGAACGAGCTATCTACGCAGCACTTAGTGGAAACCTCAAACAG TTGTTACCCATCTGCGAGACGTGGGAGGACACTATATGGGCGTATTTTCGCGTGATGGTAGACACTCTGGTGGAGCAGGAGATCTGTTCCTCTGGTTTGGGCAGTGAAGAGTTAGAAGAGCTACCAAGAGAATTCCTGGAGACCAA TTGGACGTTGGAGAAAGTTTTTGAGGAGCTTCAGGCAACAGAATCCAAA AGGGTCCTAGAGGCCACCAAGGAGCATTATCATGTGATTCAGAAGTTTGTTATTCTCGGTGATCTTGATG GTCTTTTGGAAGAGTTCAGTGATTGGTTGGGAAGAAGTCCAACTTTGCCAGCTCATCTGTTGCGTTTTATGTCACACTTGGTGTTGTTTTATCGCAGTTTGGGAATGCAGCTCAAG GAGGAGGTGTGTGTAGATGTTTTGAAGGCCTACATCTCTCTGCTGGTAAAGGAAAAACAGGTGGATCTCATTGCTTTCTATGTCAGTCACTTGCCGGCTGACATGGCCGTGTCACAGTACGCTCAGTTTTTGGAGGAAGTCATTGAAACCGAGCAGCGCAAACACTGTCTGAAGTTGGCAACACAAGCAG GTTTGGATGTGGCAGCCATCACAAAGACTGTGGTAGAGACCATTAGAGAAAGAGACACGGATACGTTTGCCCACCATGACCTTACTCCTGCATTGGACTCTGCTACTACAGTG GAGGATCAGCAGAAGATTGATGTGATTGATTGGCTAATATTTGACCCTGCCCAGCGAGCTGAAGCCCTTAAGCAAAGCAATGCCATCATGAGAAAGTTCTTAG CATCTAAGAAGCATGAAGCTGCAAAGATGGTCTTCGCCAAAGTGCCGGAAGATTCCATGCGTGAGATCTACCGCCAGTGGGAGGAGCAAGGCATGGACACACCCCTTCCCGAGGAACAAAATGCTATCCGCGAGCACCTCTGTATTCGTGCCTATCTG gaaGCTCATGAAGCTTTTAATGAGTGGTTCAGGCATATGAATTGTCCTCCAGTTAAACCCACTGCACCTGCGCAAGCAAAGTTTACAGAGAAAGTGGCCCATGAGATGAAAGAGGCAGATTACAAG ATGGAGTATGAGAATTGGCAGGGACGTCTTGGAGCTCTGACGGAGGATGTGAAGGAAAGGATTTATAACGTACTTCTGTTTGTGGATGGGGGATGGATGGTGGATGTCAGAGAG GACGCAGAGGAAGATTCGGAGCGCACTCATCAGATGGCGCTGCTGCGCCGTTTGTGTCTGCCTATGATGTCGTTTCTTTTGTTAACTGTACTGCAGCGTACTGAACGCCACCAGGAGTGTCTGCGTCTCGCTGACATTATAGCATCTGACCAACACAAACTATACGAG GTCTTTTCTAAGGATGAGCTGCAGAAGTTTCTCCAGAAGATGAGGGAATCATCTCTCCTTCTGCTGGATAAAGGACTAGATCCACTCGGATATGAGATTCAGACCTAG
- the mdm2 gene encoding E3 ubiquitin-protein ligase Mdm2 produces MATESCLSSSQINKVDNDKLVRPKVQLKRLLEDAGADKDVFTMKEVMFYLGKYIMSKELYDKQQQHIVHCGEDALGAILGVKSFSVKEPRALFAMISKNLVTVKNPETQSNLSEPRSQSEPERGPGDTDSESRSSTSQQQRRRRRSSDPESSSAEDEPKERRKRHKSDSFSLTFDDSLSWCVIGGLCRERGNSESSETQSNTDVGISHSEESEESEDSDSDNFSVEFEVESIDSDAYSENDEDSVPGENEVYEVTIFAEDEDSFDEDTEITEADYWKCAECNELNPPLPRNCKGCWTVRPGWLPETQCNSENNSVNTQNNTEDTSIITPHSQASDDNKLTSKPSSPLSETDEGVDMPDGKCSQSTTASKDELPSSAYGSMTDSQTTSSQPSTSSGGCSQEESPELERFNSLDACLPSTFLEPCVICQSRPKNGCIVHGRTGHLMACYTCARKLKNRNKLCPVCREPIQSVVLTYVS; encoded by the exons ATGGCAACAGAAAGTTGTTTAAGCAGTTCTCAGATCAACAAGGTTGACAATGACAAATTG GTAAGACCGAAAGTACAGTTGAAACGCCTGTTAGAGGATGCAGGTGCAGATAAGGACGTTTTCACCATGAAGGAG GTTATGTTTTATTTAGGGAAGTATATCATGAGCAAGGAGTTGTATGACAAGCAGCAGCAACACATCGTTCATTGTGGAGAAGATGCTCTCGGTGCCATCCTGGGGGTGAAGAGCTTCTCAGTCAAAGAGCCCCG TGCCCTCTTTGCAATGATCAGCAAAAACCTTGTAACAGTGAAGAACCCAG AGACTCAGTCTAACCTCTCAGAACCTAGGAGTCAAAGTGAACCAGAGCGAGGGCCAGGG GATACAGATTCAGAGTCTCGCTCATCTACCTCACAACAGCAGCGCAGGAGGAGGAGAAGCAGTGATCCTG AGAGTTCCTCGGCAGAAGATGAGCCTAAAGAACGCAGGAAGAGGCACAAGTCAGACAGCTTCTCCTTGACGTTTGATGACAGCCTGTCATGGTGCGTGATCGGCGGCCTGTGTCGAGAGCGGGGGAACAGCGAGTCTTCAGAGACGCAAAGCAACACT gaTGTAGGTATCTCTCATAGTGAGGAGAGTGAGGAAAGCGAGGATTCTGATTCTGATAACTTTAGCGTGGAGTTTGAAGTGGAGTCCATTGACTCTGACGCCTACAGTGAAAACGATGAAGATTCAGTGCCAGGAGAGAATGAG GTGTATGAAGTCACAATCTTCGCCGAGGATGAAGACTCGTTTGATGAGGATACTGAGATAACTGAGGCA GACTACTGGAAGTGTGCTGAATGTAATGAGCTCAACCCCCCTCTTCCTCGAAACTGCAAAGGCTGCTGGACAGTAAGACCCGGCTGGCTTCCAGAGACACAATGCAACAGTGAAAACAACTCTGTtaacacacaaaacaacacaGAGGACACCAGCATCATCACACCCCACAGCCAGGCTTCTGATGATAACAAGCTTACCTCCAAACCCTCCAGCCCTCTCTCCGAAACAGACGAGGGAGTGGACATGCCTGACGGCAAGTGCTCACAGTCTACTACAGCCAGCAAAGACGAACTTCCCTCTTCTGCCTATGGCTCCATGACCGACTCGCAAACTACATCGTCACAGCCCTCCACTTCCTCAGGGGGCTGCAGCCAAGAAGAGTCCCCCGAGCTGGAGCGTTTTAATAGCCTGGATGCCTGTTTGCCCTCCACTTTCCTAGAGCCCTGTGTCATCTGTCAGAGTCGCCCTAAGAACGGCTGCATCGTCCACGGAAGGACTGGGCACCTCATGGCATGCTATACATGTGCCAGGAAATTAAAAAATCGCAACAAGCTTTGTCCGGTGTGCCGAGAGCCTATTCAGTCAGTTGTGCTGACTTACGTGAGCTGA
- the slc35e3 gene encoding solute carrier family 35 member E3, which yields MAKRLSDLFGNSRIIAGLLVNLVSSICIVFINKWIYVHYGFPNMTLTLVHFVATWLGLFVCQKMDIFSPKSLRPSKIILLALSFCGFVAFTNLSLQNNTIGTYQLAKAMTTPVIIVIQTMYYKKTFSTKIKLTLVPITLGVILNSYYDVKFNLLGMIFATLGVFVTSLYQVWVGAKQHELQVNSMQLLYYQAPMSSAFLLVIVPFFEPLTGDGGIFGPWSFQALVMVFLSGLIAFLVNLSIYWIIGNTSPVTYNMFGHFKFCITLLGGYVLFQDPLSLNQGLGILCTLTGILAYTHFKLAEQDAGKSKLIQRP from the exons ATGGCGAAGAGACTCTCTGATCTGTTTGGTAACAGCCGGATCATCGCGGGACTGCTGGTCAACTTAGTGTCTTCAATATGTATAGTCTTCATCAACAAATGGATTTATGTGCATTATGGCTTTCCCAACATGACCCTTACTCTCGTTCATTTCGTGGCGACATGGCTCGGGCTGTTCGTGTGTCAGAAGATGGATATATTTTCCCCAAAGAGCCTCAGACCCTCGAAAATCATCCTGCTGGCTTTGAGTTTCTGTGGATTTGTAGCATTTACTAATTTGTCTCTGCAAAACAACACGATAGGTACATATCAGCTGGCAAAGGCCATGACAACACCTGTGATTATAGTCATTCAGACGATGTACTACAAAAAGACTTTCTCCACAAAGATTAAACTCACACTA gTGCCTATTACTCTTGGAGTTATACTGAACTCTTACTATGATGTGAAGTTTAATCTTTTGGGGATGATCTTTGCCACACTAGGAGTCTTTGTCACTTCACTGTATCAAGTG TGGGTTGGTGCCAAACAGCATGAGCTGCAGGTGAACTCCATGCAGTTGCTTTATTATCAGGCACCCATGTCTTCTGCGTTTCTTCTGGTTATTGTGCCATTCTTCGAACCCCTGACCGGAGATGGTGGTATATTTGGCCCCTGGTCATTCCAGGCCCTG GTAATGGTCTTTCTTTCTGGACTTATTGCCTTTCTGGTTAATTTGTCCATATATTGGATCATTGGAAACACGTCACCTGTTAC CTATAACATGTTTGGACATTTCAAGTTCTGCATCACTTTACTGGGAGGATATGTCCTCTTCCAGGACCCTTTGTCTTTAAATCAAGGTCTGGGCATCCTCTGCACCCTCACTGGCATCCTGGCGTACACCCATTTCAAACTGGCAGAGCAGGATGCGGGCAAAAGCAAGCTCATTCAAAGGCCATAG